A genomic window from Syngnathus typhle isolate RoL2023-S1 ecotype Sweden linkage group LG18, RoL_Styp_1.0, whole genome shotgun sequence includes:
- the tepsin gene encoding AP-4 complex accessory subunit tepsin isoform X1, producing MASFMERLAFLQKVPTLMKATADDESPCPGYIFQEIGKISHESLANDQCLLEYLLERLQVESCHVKLKVLKIFVHLCGHGSKHFLTELRRNSTFIQQASVYSGPPDPIHGTALYLKVRNTAQEVARLLFTDSFYVKTGVLPLNMATSTMGMGSGAPHKGGMQGFGYNPGKQGTGDSLFVQVTSFFFFFPSLLHDLCFSTGNDSLLDKIQKAAEVVASAVLPPTEHQGIRLHDNHYRAVVAPSAPIEVAVPACAYSLPAHKLKVTTGSTQRCPGQIGGGWEETDSGNNSSHNSSQDISTNSRASAGSKSACTGSQSGASRESSGDLSERVEALQLGDCGQEMALISKLMEGSRVFLSNEEIQYFTKECSTLNCEVVVELLSNRLQDPSSTVNMRALCAVACLMTADLLSLEQIFGATQRRLRQLSEGPPGPVANKSMKILRQFKALMGGVHDAPKQDPASDSHQVNQTSSLLLISPLVVGNCEKPLPAPIRTEVTAIQDDEGIEPCAARLSLFSGMNLVSRAKTPESHVDPDSLQDSLKENRPNPPASSERSQQLSAFSFLNS from the exons ATGGCTTCTTTCATGGAACGGTTAGCTTTCCTTCAGAAA GTCCCGACTTTGATGAAGGCAACAGCAGATGATGAGAGCCCTTGTCCTGGGTACATTTTCCAAGAAATCGGAA AAATCTCCCACGAGTCTTTGGCAAATGATCAATGTTTATTGGAGTACCTGCTAGAGAGGCTTCAGGTTGAGTCTTgtcatgtcaaactcaag GTGCTGAAgatctttgttcatttgtgcggCCATGGCTCCAAACATTTCCTCACTGAACTCAGGAGGAATTCCACCTTCATTCAGCAGGCATCAG tatacaGCGGGCCACCTGATCCCATCCATGGCACGGCTTTGTATCTGAAAGTGAGAAACACTGCAcag GAAGTTGCGCGACTACTTTTCACTGATTCATTTTATGTGAAAACTGGTGTGCTGCCTTTAAACATGGCAACTTCAACAATGG GTATGGGATCAGGAGCCCCCCACAAGGGAGGAATGCAAGGCTTTGGGTATAATCCAGGAAAGCAGGGGACAGGCGACTCACTTTTTGTTCAagtcacatcttttttttttttttttccatccttaCTACATGATCTGTGTTTTTCAACAGGCAACGACTCACTTCTAGATAAGATCCAGAAAGCTGCAGAAGTAGTGGCCAGTGCCGTCCTCCCTCCGACAGAACACCAGGGCATCCGTCTCCACGACAACCACTACCGAGCTGTAGTGGCGCCATCTGCGCCAATAGAAGTAGCTGTACCAGCATGTGCCTACAGCCTGCCTGCTCACAAACTTAAAG tcactACAGGATCAACCCAGCGATGTCCAGGGCAGATCGGGGGCGGCTGGGAAGAGACTGACAGCGGCAACAATTCCTCTCACAACTCGTCTCAGGACATCTCCACTAATAGCAGAGCCTCAGCAGGTAGCAAGTCGGCGTGCACCGGGAGCCAATCGGGAGCCAGCCGAGAAAGCAGCGGAGACCTATCAGAGCG GGTTGAAGCGTTGCAGTTGGGCGACTGCGGCCAGGAGATGGCGCTCATTAGCAAGTTGATGGAAGGCTCCAGAGTGTTTCTATCCAATGAGGAGATCCAGTACTTTACCAAAGA GTGCTCCACTCTTAACTGCGAGGTTGTGGTGGAGTTGCTCTCCAACAGGCTACAAGATCCCTCCAGCACTGTAAACATG AGGGCGTTGTGCGCTGTAGCCTGCCTTATGACTGCCGACCTTCTGTCCCTCGAGCAAATATTTGGAGCAACGCAACGTCGGCTCCGTCAACTCAGTGAGGGCCCTCCAGGACCAGTGGCCAACAAATCCATGAAG ATCCTGAGACAGTTCAAGGCCCTGATGGGTGGCGTTCACGATGCCCCCAAACAGGATCCAGCCAGCGACAGTCATCAAGTCAACCAGACGTCCAGCCTACTACTCATTTCGCCATTAGTTGTGGGCAACTGTGAGAAACCGCTCCCGGCTCCTATTAGGACTGAGGTGACTGCCATTCAAGACGACGAgggtattgagccatgtgccgCCAGACTCTCCCTGTTCAGTGGTATGAATTTGGTGAGCAGGGCAAAGACTCCCGAGTCCCACGTGGACCCAGACTCACTACAGGACTCTCTAAAAGAGAACCGCCCCAACCCCCCAGCTTCGTCTGAGAGAAGCCAACAGTTGTCCGCTTTCTCGTTTCTCAACTCTTGA
- the tepsin gene encoding AP-4 complex accessory subunit tepsin isoform X2, translating to MASFMERLAFLQKVPTLMKATADDESPCPGYIFQEIGKISHESLANDQCLLEYLLERLQVESCHVKLKVLKIFVHLCGHGSKHFLTELRRNSTFIQQASVYSGPPDPIHGTALYLKVRNTAQEVARLLFTDSFYVKTGVLPLNMATSTMGMGSGAPHKGGMQGFGYNPGKQGTGNDSLLDKIQKAAEVVASAVLPPTEHQGIRLHDNHYRAVVAPSAPIEVAVPACAYSLPAHKLKVTTGSTQRCPGQIGGGWEETDSGNNSSHNSSQDISTNSRASAGSKSACTGSQSGASRESSGDLSERVEALQLGDCGQEMALISKLMEGSRVFLSNEEIQYFTKECSTLNCEVVVELLSNRLQDPSSTVNMRALCAVACLMTADLLSLEQIFGATQRRLRQLSEGPPGPVANKSMKILRQFKALMGGVHDAPKQDPASDSHQVNQTSSLLLISPLVVGNCEKPLPAPIRTEVTAIQDDEGIEPCAARLSLFSGMNLVSRAKTPESHVDPDSLQDSLKENRPNPPASSERSQQLSAFSFLNS from the exons ATGGCTTCTTTCATGGAACGGTTAGCTTTCCTTCAGAAA GTCCCGACTTTGATGAAGGCAACAGCAGATGATGAGAGCCCTTGTCCTGGGTACATTTTCCAAGAAATCGGAA AAATCTCCCACGAGTCTTTGGCAAATGATCAATGTTTATTGGAGTACCTGCTAGAGAGGCTTCAGGTTGAGTCTTgtcatgtcaaactcaag GTGCTGAAgatctttgttcatttgtgcggCCATGGCTCCAAACATTTCCTCACTGAACTCAGGAGGAATTCCACCTTCATTCAGCAGGCATCAG tatacaGCGGGCCACCTGATCCCATCCATGGCACGGCTTTGTATCTGAAAGTGAGAAACACTGCAcag GAAGTTGCGCGACTACTTTTCACTGATTCATTTTATGTGAAAACTGGTGTGCTGCCTTTAAACATGGCAACTTCAACAATGG GTATGGGATCAGGAGCCCCCCACAAGGGAGGAATGCAAGGCTTTGGGTATAATCCAGGAAAGCAGGGGACAG GCAACGACTCACTTCTAGATAAGATCCAGAAAGCTGCAGAAGTAGTGGCCAGTGCCGTCCTCCCTCCGACAGAACACCAGGGCATCCGTCTCCACGACAACCACTACCGAGCTGTAGTGGCGCCATCTGCGCCAATAGAAGTAGCTGTACCAGCATGTGCCTACAGCCTGCCTGCTCACAAACTTAAAG tcactACAGGATCAACCCAGCGATGTCCAGGGCAGATCGGGGGCGGCTGGGAAGAGACTGACAGCGGCAACAATTCCTCTCACAACTCGTCTCAGGACATCTCCACTAATAGCAGAGCCTCAGCAGGTAGCAAGTCGGCGTGCACCGGGAGCCAATCGGGAGCCAGCCGAGAAAGCAGCGGAGACCTATCAGAGCG GGTTGAAGCGTTGCAGTTGGGCGACTGCGGCCAGGAGATGGCGCTCATTAGCAAGTTGATGGAAGGCTCCAGAGTGTTTCTATCCAATGAGGAGATCCAGTACTTTACCAAAGA GTGCTCCACTCTTAACTGCGAGGTTGTGGTGGAGTTGCTCTCCAACAGGCTACAAGATCCCTCCAGCACTGTAAACATG AGGGCGTTGTGCGCTGTAGCCTGCCTTATGACTGCCGACCTTCTGTCCCTCGAGCAAATATTTGGAGCAACGCAACGTCGGCTCCGTCAACTCAGTGAGGGCCCTCCAGGACCAGTGGCCAACAAATCCATGAAG ATCCTGAGACAGTTCAAGGCCCTGATGGGTGGCGTTCACGATGCCCCCAAACAGGATCCAGCCAGCGACAGTCATCAAGTCAACCAGACGTCCAGCCTACTACTCATTTCGCCATTAGTTGTGGGCAACTGTGAGAAACCGCTCCCGGCTCCTATTAGGACTGAGGTGACTGCCATTCAAGACGACGAgggtattgagccatgtgccgCCAGACTCTCCCTGTTCAGTGGTATGAATTTGGTGAGCAGGGCAAAGACTCCCGAGTCCCACGTGGACCCAGACTCACTACAGGACTCTCTAAAAGAGAACCGCCCCAACCCCCCAGCTTCGTCTGAGAGAAGCCAACAGTTGTCCGCTTTCTCGTTTCTCAACTCTTGA
- the tepsin gene encoding AP-4 complex accessory subunit tepsin isoform X3: MASFMERLAFLQKVPTLMKATADDESPCPGYIFQEIGKISHESLANDQCLLEYLLERLQVESCHVKLKVLKIFVHLCGHGSKHFLTELRRNSTFIQQASVYSGPPDPIHGTALYLKVRNTAQEVARLLFTDSFYVKTGVLPLNMATSTMGMGSGAPHKGGMQGFGYNPGKQGTGNDSLLDKIQKAAEVVASAVLPPTEHQGIRLHDNHYRAVVAPSAPIEVAVPACAYSLPAHKLKGSTQRCPGQIGGGWEETDSGNNSSHNSSQDISTNSRASAGSKSACTGSQSGASRESSGDLSERVEALQLGDCGQEMALISKLMEGSRVFLSNEEIQYFTKECSTLNCEVVVELLSNRLQDPSSTVNMRALCAVACLMTADLLSLEQIFGATQRRLRQLSEGPPGPVANKSMKILRQFKALMGGVHDAPKQDPASDSHQVNQTSSLLLISPLVVGNCEKPLPAPIRTEVTAIQDDEGIEPCAARLSLFSGMNLVSRAKTPESHVDPDSLQDSLKENRPNPPASSERSQQLSAFSFLNS; this comes from the exons ATGGCTTCTTTCATGGAACGGTTAGCTTTCCTTCAGAAA GTCCCGACTTTGATGAAGGCAACAGCAGATGATGAGAGCCCTTGTCCTGGGTACATTTTCCAAGAAATCGGAA AAATCTCCCACGAGTCTTTGGCAAATGATCAATGTTTATTGGAGTACCTGCTAGAGAGGCTTCAGGTTGAGTCTTgtcatgtcaaactcaag GTGCTGAAgatctttgttcatttgtgcggCCATGGCTCCAAACATTTCCTCACTGAACTCAGGAGGAATTCCACCTTCATTCAGCAGGCATCAG tatacaGCGGGCCACCTGATCCCATCCATGGCACGGCTTTGTATCTGAAAGTGAGAAACACTGCAcag GAAGTTGCGCGACTACTTTTCACTGATTCATTTTATGTGAAAACTGGTGTGCTGCCTTTAAACATGGCAACTTCAACAATGG GTATGGGATCAGGAGCCCCCCACAAGGGAGGAATGCAAGGCTTTGGGTATAATCCAGGAAAGCAGGGGACAG GCAACGACTCACTTCTAGATAAGATCCAGAAAGCTGCAGAAGTAGTGGCCAGTGCCGTCCTCCCTCCGACAGAACACCAGGGCATCCGTCTCCACGACAACCACTACCGAGCTGTAGTGGCGCCATCTGCGCCAATAGAAGTAGCTGTACCAGCATGTGCCTACAGCCTGCCTGCTCACAAACTTAAAG GATCAACCCAGCGATGTCCAGGGCAGATCGGGGGCGGCTGGGAAGAGACTGACAGCGGCAACAATTCCTCTCACAACTCGTCTCAGGACATCTCCACTAATAGCAGAGCCTCAGCAGGTAGCAAGTCGGCGTGCACCGGGAGCCAATCGGGAGCCAGCCGAGAAAGCAGCGGAGACCTATCAGAGCG GGTTGAAGCGTTGCAGTTGGGCGACTGCGGCCAGGAGATGGCGCTCATTAGCAAGTTGATGGAAGGCTCCAGAGTGTTTCTATCCAATGAGGAGATCCAGTACTTTACCAAAGA GTGCTCCACTCTTAACTGCGAGGTTGTGGTGGAGTTGCTCTCCAACAGGCTACAAGATCCCTCCAGCACTGTAAACATG AGGGCGTTGTGCGCTGTAGCCTGCCTTATGACTGCCGACCTTCTGTCCCTCGAGCAAATATTTGGAGCAACGCAACGTCGGCTCCGTCAACTCAGTGAGGGCCCTCCAGGACCAGTGGCCAACAAATCCATGAAG ATCCTGAGACAGTTCAAGGCCCTGATGGGTGGCGTTCACGATGCCCCCAAACAGGATCCAGCCAGCGACAGTCATCAAGTCAACCAGACGTCCAGCCTACTACTCATTTCGCCATTAGTTGTGGGCAACTGTGAGAAACCGCTCCCGGCTCCTATTAGGACTGAGGTGACTGCCATTCAAGACGACGAgggtattgagccatgtgccgCCAGACTCTCCCTGTTCAGTGGTATGAATTTGGTGAGCAGGGCAAAGACTCCCGAGTCCCACGTGGACCCAGACTCACTACAGGACTCTCTAAAAGAGAACCGCCCCAACCCCCCAGCTTCGTCTGAGAGAAGCCAACAGTTGTCCGCTTTCTCGTTTCTCAACTCTTGA
- the tepsin gene encoding AP-4 complex accessory subunit tepsin isoform X4 — protein sequence MASFMERLAFLQKVPTLMKATADDESPCPGYIFQEIGKISHESLANDQCLLEYLLERLQVESCHVKLKVLKIFVHLCGHGSKHFLTELRRNSTFIQQASVYSGPPDPIHGTALYLKVRNTAQEVARLLFTDSFYVKTGVLPLNMATSTMGMGSGAPHKGGMQGFGYNPGNDSLLDKIQKAAEVVASAVLPPTEHQGIRLHDNHYRAVVAPSAPIEVAVPACAYSLPAHKLKVTTGSTQRCPGQIGGGWEETDSGNNSSHNSSQDISTNSRASAGSKSACTGSQSGASRESSGDLSERVEALQLGDCGQEMALISKLMEGSRVFLSNEEIQYFTKECSTLNCEVVVELLSNRLQDPSSTVNMRALCAVACLMTADLLSLEQIFGATQRRLRQLSEGPPGPVANKSMKILRQFKALMGGVHDAPKQDPASDSHQVNQTSSLLLISPLVVGNCEKPLPAPIRTEVTAIQDDEGIEPCAARLSLFSGMNLVSRAKTPESHVDPDSLQDSLKENRPNPPASSERSQQLSAFSFLNS from the exons ATGGCTTCTTTCATGGAACGGTTAGCTTTCCTTCAGAAA GTCCCGACTTTGATGAAGGCAACAGCAGATGATGAGAGCCCTTGTCCTGGGTACATTTTCCAAGAAATCGGAA AAATCTCCCACGAGTCTTTGGCAAATGATCAATGTTTATTGGAGTACCTGCTAGAGAGGCTTCAGGTTGAGTCTTgtcatgtcaaactcaag GTGCTGAAgatctttgttcatttgtgcggCCATGGCTCCAAACATTTCCTCACTGAACTCAGGAGGAATTCCACCTTCATTCAGCAGGCATCAG tatacaGCGGGCCACCTGATCCCATCCATGGCACGGCTTTGTATCTGAAAGTGAGAAACACTGCAcag GAAGTTGCGCGACTACTTTTCACTGATTCATTTTATGTGAAAACTGGTGTGCTGCCTTTAAACATGGCAACTTCAACAATGG GTATGGGATCAGGAGCCCCCCACAAGGGAGGAATGCAAGGCTTTGGGTATAATCCAGG CAACGACTCACTTCTAGATAAGATCCAGAAAGCTGCAGAAGTAGTGGCCAGTGCCGTCCTCCCTCCGACAGAACACCAGGGCATCCGTCTCCACGACAACCACTACCGAGCTGTAGTGGCGCCATCTGCGCCAATAGAAGTAGCTGTACCAGCATGTGCCTACAGCCTGCCTGCTCACAAACTTAAAG tcactACAGGATCAACCCAGCGATGTCCAGGGCAGATCGGGGGCGGCTGGGAAGAGACTGACAGCGGCAACAATTCCTCTCACAACTCGTCTCAGGACATCTCCACTAATAGCAGAGCCTCAGCAGGTAGCAAGTCGGCGTGCACCGGGAGCCAATCGGGAGCCAGCCGAGAAAGCAGCGGAGACCTATCAGAGCG GGTTGAAGCGTTGCAGTTGGGCGACTGCGGCCAGGAGATGGCGCTCATTAGCAAGTTGATGGAAGGCTCCAGAGTGTTTCTATCCAATGAGGAGATCCAGTACTTTACCAAAGA GTGCTCCACTCTTAACTGCGAGGTTGTGGTGGAGTTGCTCTCCAACAGGCTACAAGATCCCTCCAGCACTGTAAACATG AGGGCGTTGTGCGCTGTAGCCTGCCTTATGACTGCCGACCTTCTGTCCCTCGAGCAAATATTTGGAGCAACGCAACGTCGGCTCCGTCAACTCAGTGAGGGCCCTCCAGGACCAGTGGCCAACAAATCCATGAAG ATCCTGAGACAGTTCAAGGCCCTGATGGGTGGCGTTCACGATGCCCCCAAACAGGATCCAGCCAGCGACAGTCATCAAGTCAACCAGACGTCCAGCCTACTACTCATTTCGCCATTAGTTGTGGGCAACTGTGAGAAACCGCTCCCGGCTCCTATTAGGACTGAGGTGACTGCCATTCAAGACGACGAgggtattgagccatgtgccgCCAGACTCTCCCTGTTCAGTGGTATGAATTTGGTGAGCAGGGCAAAGACTCCCGAGTCCCACGTGGACCCAGACTCACTACAGGACTCTCTAAAAGAGAACCGCCCCAACCCCCCAGCTTCGTCTGAGAGAAGCCAACAGTTGTCCGCTTTCTCGTTTCTCAACTCTTGA
- the ndufaf8 gene encoding NADH dehydrogenase [ubiquinone] 1 alpha subcomplex assembly factor 8 has protein sequence MSGSNVWHRSRDKLRRFSEFFAQCSEEASIYGKCVAATTTNRQELKKDQCAKEFAALKMCFENAAKKHSR, from the exons ATGTCAGGGTCAAATGTTTGGCATCGTAGCCGAGATAAGTTGAGACGTTTTTCAGAATTCTTTGCACAATGTTCGGAGGAG GCATCAATTTATGGCAAATGTGTTGCAGCGACCACAACAAACAGACAGGAATTGAAGAAAGACCAATGTGCTAAAGAATTTGCAGCCCTCAAGATGTGTTTTGAAAATGCT GCCAAGAAACACTCCAGATGA